A DNA window from Coffea arabica cultivar ET-39 chromosome 6c, Coffea Arabica ET-39 HiFi, whole genome shotgun sequence contains the following coding sequences:
- the LOC113695332 gene encoding probable membrane-associated kinase regulator 4 produces the protein MATYLSSCPDADEDYIDMEVSSCHSLFCCSEKASPQSREFEFQMSSSASNDRETTPSPADELFYKGKLLPLYLPPRLQMVQTLLQTPTNSAYESRKEALENEDDHCGIPFIGSFTAPSTNTSTPLDSCNISPSESCRVSCELNPSEYFFGWSTELSSFIGAGDSHPKKSWSKKLKMIRQSSLTQKLKASRAYLKSLFRKSACSDESSAKAACNLESEQVPGKYVKVGKKAPFGHFGRARPTLSNSVKNVDKEGIEENISQHRRSFSGAIKRHSPSKCLSSSSSSSSGSSSSSSSFSINSNVLYESHLLKRSSSAASDIEISIESAIAHCKNSQQIFNSRNTEDEAGFYSLPISRISPAENQGKAGVCKI, from the coding sequence ATGGCCACATATCTTTCATCCTGTCCCGATGCAGATGAAGACTATATAGACATGGAAGTGAGCTCTTGTCACAGCTTGTTTTGTTGCTCAGAAAAAGCTTCTCCGCAGAGCAGGGAATTTGAGTTTCAGATGTCCTCCTCTGCTTCCAACGACAGAGAAACCACCCCTTCCCCAGCCGATGAGCTCTTTTACAAAGGCAAACTCCTCCCTCTCTACCTCCCTCCGCGCTTGCAGATGGTCCAGACGCTTCTCCAAACCCCCACCAACTCCGCTTACGAGTCCAGAAAAGAGGCCCTTGAAAATGAAGATGACCACTGCGGCATTCCCTTCATTGGCAGCTTCACGGCACCCTCAACTAATACCAGCACCCCCCTGGATTCCTGCAACATATCTCCATCAGAGTCCTGCAGAGTGAGCTGCGAACTCAATCCATCCGAGTACTTCTTTGGGTGGTCAACTGAACTCAGCAGTTTCATCGGGGCCGGGGACAGTCATCCCAAGAAATCTTGGTCTAAGAAGCTCAAGATGATTAGACAATCTTCCCTAACTCAGAAGCTCAAGGCGTCTCGGGCATACCTCAAGTCACTCTTTCGCAAGTCTGCTTGCTCAGACGAGTCCTCTGCCAAGGCAGCCTGCAATTTAGAGTCTGAACAAGTTCCGGGTAAGTACGTTAAGGTGGGAAAGAAGGCCCCGTTTGGACATTTTGGAAGAGCACGTCCTACTCTTTCTAATTCGGTAAAGAACGTCGACAAGGAAGGAATCGAGGAGAATATCAGCCAGCATAGGAGGTCATTCTCAGGCGCAATCAAACGTCACTCTCCATCCAAGTGCTTATCTTCATCCTCATCCTCTTCCTCTGGCTCTTCTTCTTCGTCGTCGTCGTTTTCAATTAATTCGAACGTGCTTTATGAGTCGCACTTGCTCAAGAGGAGCAGCAGTGCTGCTTCCGACATCGAGATCTCAATCGAGTCCGCAATTGCTCATTGTAAAAATTCTCAACAGATCTTCAATTCAAGAAATACAGAGGACGAAGCTGGATTCTACTCATTGCCTATTTCCAGGATTTCTCCCGCTGAAAATCAAGGGAAAGCAGGTGTCTGTAAGATTTGA